cAAAAAcgcattcgcaaaaaaagcacaatcgttgcacgaatgtacctaaccataaacatcaatgcctttcttaaaatcaatacacagaagtatattttttaaacctgcatatttagttaaaagaaattcatgttagcaggcaatattaaactagggaaattgtgtcacttctcttgcgttcattgcacgcagcgTCAGGGTATATgaaacagtttgggccgcctggctcgttgcgaactaatttgccagaaatgtacgtaattatgacataacattgaaggttgtgcaatgtaacagcaatagttAGACTTTgtgttgccacccgttcgataaaatatggaacggttctgtatttcactgaaagaataaatgttttgttttttaattgtTCGTTTACGGATTTGactatattaatgaccaaaggatcgtatatttctgtgtttattatattataattaagacTATGATTTTATACTTGACTGAGCAGTCTgacagcggtggtaggcagcagcaagcTCGTAAGCAgtcattcaaactttactgcgtttgctagcagctcttagcaatacttgaagcacagcgcggtttatgacttcaagcctatcaactcctgagattaaaGTGCCttttagaacatccaatagtcaaaggtatatgaaatacaaatggtatagagagaactAGTCGGtgtgtcataattcctataataactacaacctaaaacctcttaactgcgaatattgaagaactgggaatattgaaccaccagctttcatgttctgagaaaggaaCATAAACAtcagcttttttacatggcacatattgcacttttactttcttctccaacactgtttttgcattatttaaaccaaattgagcatgtttcattattgaTTTGAGATTTTATgtatatattaagttaaaatgaaaaagtgttaattcagtatggTTGTAATTGTTaacagaattattattattaacaaaaaataaaaataaataaaattgtgcAATTAATCTGTATAGGctatttttggtcctccaataactggtatcggcgttgaaaaatgctaatcggtcgacctctagttttaaTGAGTTTGGGAGCCATCGTTCTGGCTGAGACAGGTCTGGGGTCAGATTGGATTAACACAGGGAGTTCATATACAGAGATATCCACTGTTATAATTAGCTTGGGAGCCATCATTCTGCCTTAcagacaggtgtgggatcagtCTTAGAATGAATAGAGAAAATACAGTATGGAAGACCAAATTAGGTCCCTTATGTCCATATTGATTATGATCCAAAAATAATAACGTCTTACCTTCCACGTAGGGTCCATCTTTTGGGTGCTCCCTCACCCTCAGGTTGTAGGTTTCGGTAGACTTCCTCCTGAGCAGGTCCCTGACACGTTCATTGTAAATCTCCAGGTAGCTGATGACAATGAGAGGATAAAGAGGTCATTCAGAGGTCAAGTTTAGCCTGATGACATCTaccaattatttattattattatgggacCCTTTTTGTCATCTCTTGGATGAGGTACAAATTGCTGGAACATCTATTGATCATGTGCAATCCCTTTTTAATATATTTAAAAAGTGTTCACTGAGCCACCATTGAAAATGAAAGAtccacccattttgaatgttatatagtttttgtgcatctctgaaCGACGTTCTATCGATTCCCGGGGTCATTTAATGTTTTCATGTGTATTGGACCTATTGCCACTCAAACAGGTAGAAATACAGCCAGTGTATGACAGGTTTcgcatcatatgatgcaaaacgcaTCACACAAGCTGTGACAACCTGTTATGAAAGTTATATCATCTTGACATTTTTATTGCTGACATGCTCAACATTTTGGGAcagtatcaacagtggactaatgcaacaaataccaaaatattgtTTGAGTGGATTATTCCTTTAAGCTTCTTAATTAATTATTCAAAATATTCCAGGGAATAACAATGGATACAGTTTTCTTACCTGACCTCGGTGCGGAATGAGGCCTCATCCCAACGAGTCATCCCAGCAATCCGGCTGAACAGACCCTCACATATCCGTGGAATGAGACCAGCATCTCCCTGATGAAAAGTCAATCCATAGAGCAAACGCTTAATCAAACGCAGAAGTTAAGTTCACGATAAGTCTGACAACGATTGACCCTGTTCAGTGGCCGACTGGACTGAGGAAACCTGTTGATATGTTACAGAACAGTTCTTTAAAATAATCCATTACTCATTACAGGAAGACTCTAAATATGTCACATTTGGCTTTAGTCTTTCTCCAAAACAAGAGTCCACAGAGAAAACTGACACTATGAACTTTGTACTTTCCCCTAATCGCTTTCCCCTAGACTTGTGAAAGCAAAACTGGACTGTCGGAGCCTTCGTTCGTTACTGTGATATTTGCTTAGGGTCTCCACGACTGATTGAAGTCCCAATAGTCTGATAACAAAAACAGCCCCTTTGAGTAAGCAAATGTTGTGGAAAGTTCCAGAAATGTCATAAACAAAGTAGACCCGATGGTTGTACattatgcagtaccagtcaaaagttcggacacacctactcattcaagggattttctttatttttcctattttctacatgcttttccaacagtcttgaaggagttcccacatatgctgagcactttttgactgcttttccttcactctgcagtccaactcatcccaaaccatctcagttgggttgaagtcgggtgattgtggaggccacgtCATCTGATtcaccactctccttcttggtcaaatagccctttcacagcctggaggtgtgttttgggtcattgtcctgttgaaaaacaaatgatagtgggtctaagtgcaaaccagataggatggcgcattgttgcagaatgctgtggtagccatgctggttaagtgtttcttgaattctaaataagtcactgacagtgtcaccagcaaagcaccaccataccacctccatgcttcacagtgggaaatacacatgcggagatcatcagttcacctactctgcgtctcacaaagacacagcggttggaaccaaaaatcgcaaatttggacttatcagaccaaaggacagttttccaccggtctaatgtccattgctcgtgtttcttggcccaagcaagtcacttcttattggtgtcctttagtagtggtttcttagcagcagttcaaccatgaaggcctgattcacgcagtgtcctctgaacagttgatgttgagatgtgtctgctacttaAACtccgaagcatttatttgggctgcaatctgaggtgcagtttactctaatgaactaatcctctgcagcaaatctgggtattcctttcctgtggtggtccacatgagagacagtttcatcatagttctTAATggattttgcaactgcacttgaagaaaccttcaaagttcttgaaatgttccatatggacTGACCTTTGTatcataaagtaatgatggactgtcgtttctctttgctcatttgagctgttcttgcgataatatggacttggtcttttaccaaatagggctcctctgtataccacccctaccttgtcacaacacaactgattggctcaaactcattaagaaggaaaataattccacaaatgaacttttaagaaggtacacctattaatttaaatgcatcccaggtgactaccttatgaagctggttgaaagaatgccaagactgtgcaaagctgtcatcaaggccaagggcggctactttgaagaatctcaaatataaaatctattttaatttgtttaacacttttttggggttactacatgattccataggtgttatttcatagttgatgtcttcaccattattctacaatgtagaaaatagtcacacaaaaaacttttgactggtactgtatatttaaacaTTCCACAACGTTGTgccctgctgaacacagcccagTCTTTGATTTGGGAATCCAGgacctgtattcataaagcgtctcagagtaggagtgctttTTTAGATAATTATGAATAAGATTATATAGACAAGGGGGACCTGATccgagatcagcactcctactccgaTATGTTTTATGACCACAGGCCAAGAAAGGGAATGTTCGTCTCACTGGATTTCCCATCATGGTGTAGGACTTCCCCGAGCCGGTCTGGCCGTAGGCGAAGATGCAGGCGTTATAGCCTTGGAACGCAGCCTTGAGGACATCTGAGCCCAGGTCTTTGAACACCTACAAAGGAAGAGGGCAAACATGGGCTTGTTCAAAAAGGTAAAATGTTCAGAGCGTTGGCAAATTGGAATGTAGCTGATATGAATCACAATGACAGGGACTCATTTGTTCCAAACAGTACATTTAGATCTGAATGGTCTGTACAGTTGCGGCAACCTGAACAGGCCCCAGATCTAACTAGCTAAAACAGATCTCACTTTAAGCAGTCAGTGAAAGAAAGAAACTAGCCAATacagcacaaactcaaaaatatGGAATTTATGCATGCAAAATGTTAACATATTTATAACAGTTAACTCATAGGCTGTGTTACTGTTGATACTGCACTGACATTATGCCAGGGGTGAAAGTGAGCCAGTTGAACATAAGCCTTTCACAATAATTAAAACAAAGATTCCAAGAAAACTCTATCATTACCGCATTGTCACCCACCTGAAAAATTAGCAAATGGACTTGAAAACGTGTGGAATACGCTCCAAAATGCGATGCGGTTGGGCAATAACACATTTTGCAAAGACAGAAGAGTGGCTGTGACCGAGATGCACGTGGACAGACGCAGCAATTCAGGCTACAAGTGTAAGCCTGACCAAAAACGATCACTGAATGTCATTCATggtgttttgttttgttacagatgtctctttccattatTCTAATGGCGGGTGCACAGTATGCAGTCAGGAATTATTTTAGAGTAGCGGAATGTGCGCAGGTAACCAGGCTTACAGGAGCGTTTTCATCCGATTGTTTGataatcagatgaaaacataatGACTGGTTATGTTAATGCCacgttaaaaataaatacattcaaaTGAAACAGGTCTTTACCAATTGGCCCACAGAGATCTTAACAGGGATTATATAAGTCATTCTGTTTAGGCCTCCAAAAACAAAATGTGCGCATGTGAGAAGGTACTGAACCAGAAATTAAATCTACTTTGACCCCTGTATGATGAAATATtatgataaaaataaaataaaaagttgcaCAACTGTAAGTCATAACTTATGTCTGAAGCTAGTGAGTCAACATGTAGACTAACAGAACATTAGCAAACTGCTTTGACTCAAACTTCCATCCATAACAAAAATGTCCTacaagtaaaataaataaatgtaatgaCCCCTGAACAGAGGCAAATGTAAGCTGCTTTGACTATAAATCGGATttggacaacaacaaaaacgtgagaaaaaaacaaaaaacagaaagtGTTAGTCCAGATCACATTTTCCGaccaaaatatgacatttacctTTTCTTGAGAGACAAAAGTGTTGCTTTTACTGTCGGCGGAATCATAGGAGAAGTCATAGGTGaaggttttttttctctccctcatcGAATCGCCGGAAATGCCATCTGGTATCTAATGAAATAGAACAAAATAGGCTGAAATATACTGTAAACACAAAGCTGAGtgcaattgtatttatttaacctttatttaactaggcaattcaattaaaaactaattcttatttacaatgacggcctaccccgtccgaaccctaatccggacgacgctcggccaattgtgtgccgccctttgggactcccaatatcacagccggttgtgatacagtctggaatcgaaccagggtctgtcgtGACAccactagcactgagatgtagtgccttagaccgctgtgactcTCAGGAGCCCCGAACACAAGGCATGTTCACTGATCATATGTTAAgaccaaataattaaataaaCTGATGAAATAGAACTAGTATTAAAAAATAATATTCAATAACACATTATGCTAAACATCTGCCAAACAGAAAGAAATACAGGCCTAGCTATGGGTTAATTGATTATTATTGTAGAAAGGCTGTTTAAAACTTAAAATTACCCTCAAGTTTGTAATGGTGGTCTTGTCCCCTTTTATTTCAATTATGTTTTTGGCAGTCAAATCCTtctccctgtaaaaataaaaacataaaacaggTTAATACTTCCAAATAATTAAGCTTTCCCTTTCTGAGCCAAACCATGATGCAACAGAGACAGTGAACCAATGAAGGAGCATCAGAGTAAGAAAAGTATTACTTTCAGGTTGTACCACATTGCAGTACTTTGTGATTCACAAATTGGACCAACAAGAAAGGTACCTGTTACATTAGCAACAAAAGACAAGATATTAAACAAATTTACTGTGACTATTTACTTCATCTATTATGTTGGGCATCGTCATCTTTGTAGAAGACTACATTCTCTCTAAGATGGGGCCGTCTGGGATCTGGAAGAATGCCCCAACTGAATCCTCTCAGTTCTTATTTGCTTAATTGATCACTAGAAGTCTGGAGGAAATGTTTCTTGGTATGACTCTTCCTAGTCCCTCTGTGGAAGTATTCAGTTCAAGCTTTAATTATTAGTGGCCTTTCCAGTAAGACATACTGGAATTAAATAAAACTGTACGAACAGATTACCATCAACACGATGCCAACTGGATCAGGTTATACTCTGGGCTGCTTGGTCAAAAAAAATGTGTGAAAGGTTACTTCCTTCAGAATCCTTCCTTGTTTTTCCACAGGTGCATAGTGCATCTTACTTATTTGGCATCTGTACATCATATTTCACACACCCACATTTAACATAGGTGTGTAGAGTAAGTGGcagggtggttgtcttctgtcatgcagctatgtatgtatgtatcctaTTTACTGTTGGAAATAGTTTGTCAGAAAAGTATTAAGGCGTCCCATAATCCCAGGGTGGCTGCCAATACTAACTCCCAATaccagacacagcacagccatgATAGCTCTAGTTCCTACTCTTCGTGTTTGCTTTGTTGGTTAAACTTGTTCACCCGTCAACTTGCCAGCTGTCTGCTGCCTAAAATAATGTTTGTGTGCCAACATCCAGGCGTTCTTATTGGTGGTTTAGCAAGAGGGTGTGTGGAGGGCTCGTGTTCCTTTGAGTGCGGTTGGCATTTACATCCCAAATGCTGTAACCCGTTACATTTTGGAAGAGACACTTGTGGCAACGTCAGTGTTTGTTATGACACGTATATTAAGCAGTGTTCCTGCAACATGGCCAGTCATATGATGCCAGTCAAATTAGAGTGCATTAAACTGTTAGAAGTTAGAACTGGTTACAATGTATCACAGTGAACCAGTGTCCAGCCGAGCGCCTCTCTTAAAATGAAACAATATAACCATTAGTAACAACAATAGCAGCATTTGTtcgtttttgtttgtttagtatGTTTTCTGATTTACTTACCGTCTGTTCATAGGCCTGAGCCGGACAGCCACCCGCACCGATGCCATTGCACATCCCCTTTCTGTCTGCTTCACCTGTTACTAGATCCAGTTGTCCTTGAAAGGCACAACCCAATCGTGTTAAGTACAAATAAATGTGGCAAGCGCGTTTCTGTATATTGAGTATGTGTCCAGTTCCCTCTGTACCTCCCGACCGGTTGCACACAGAGCCAAGGTTACTTTCAAAAGAAGAGCGCTAGCTACTTGTGCTCCCTCCTGAGACCTGAGCGTGCCATTTATATTAGCCTGCACAGAAAAATAACAAAATTCACTGTGTCATCCGTTAGTAAATCACAAAGCTGATACGAGTAGTCGGAGAGGACAAAATACATTCGTGGGGAAAATAGTTACACTCCTGTACAGACGATGGCGGTAGAGAACTATTGATTAACCGAAGAAGAACCAAGCAGCGCGCAAACATTTACTTCCTGTGTTTTCTGGAAAGTGTGTTGAGAGAGGTGAGCTCTAACAGTTTCAAGTCAGTTTATCTGCACACATAcaaatgttgatctgtttaatcTGTACATTTGTCTGGTCAGTAGCACCAGCTATCAGTTCGAGGTGATGAAGCTTATTAGaactgttaactagctagctaatgctagTTAGCGTGCCTTACCACTTCATTTTACTGTACCTGCTAGCCAGTAGTAGCTACAGCTAGTTAGCAAGCTAAAGTACCCAGCTAATGAGGcgatgtttttgttttgttgttgttccagGTAGAAGAGCGCTAGGGGACAGTTGTTAATCATGGATATTCGACCAAACCACACCATTTACATCAATAATGTAAATGATAAGATCAAGAAGGATGGTAAGAATCACAGTGCATCTTTGTTCCAAGATCATGTAGTTAGCTACAGCGTTCCTTCAGAACTAGATAGCAATTTATCCTCTTGTACTGGAGCTGTAGTAAGTTTACATAGATTTATTTGTCTGTGTCGATGGTCTATAAGTAACAACAGTGAAGTaacatttgttgttgttgccttctAGAACTGAAGCGGTCACTCTATGCCCTGTTCTCGCAGTTTGGGCAAGTCATGGACATTGTTGCCATGAAAACCATGAAGATGAGAGGGCAGGCATTTGTGGTGTTCAAAGAGCTTGCATCAGCTACGAACGCACTGCGTCAACTTCAAGGATTCCCTTTCTACAATAAGCCCATGGTAAGTTATTACTTGGTAGTTGTGTATGTCATTTTCACAAATGGCAGTAGTACAGGGTGGTATTCATTACCGTATATGAGCAAAACGTTTTGCACAGTagcagcaaaacattttgcaatgaaaACGGGAGTTTCAGACACTTTCTCCGCTTTTCGGTCTGTTTTCTACCATTTGGTTTCTTGTGAATATGACCCAGGTCTGTGCTTGGCATACATCTGATTGTACTTATCTCTCATTTTCAGCGCATTCAGTATGCTAAGACAGACTCAGAGGTGATCTCCAAAATCAGAGGCACATTTGGGGACAAGGACAAGAAGAAGGACAGGAAGAAGAAGGCTCAAGATCAAGTGGCCAATGTGGCCAAGAAACCAGCACTGGTGAGACTAGTATATaacattttcaaatgttattagtcacaagcgccgaatacaacaggtgaaatgctaacttacaagcccttaaccagaaatgcagttttaagaaaaataagtgttaagtgaaaaataaaagtaacaaataattcaagagcagcagtaaaataacagtggcgaggctatatacagggggtaccggtacagagtcaatgtgcgggggcacaggttagttgaggtaattgaggtaacatagaggtaaaatgactatgcatagataataaacagagagtagcagcagtgtaaaagggggaggggggcaatgcaaatagtctggggagcaaattgattagctgttcaagagtcttatggcttgggggtagaagctgttaagaagccttttggacccagacttggcgttccggtaccgcttgccgtgcggtagcagagcgaacagtctatgactaaggtgactggagtctttgacaatttttacggCCTTTCTCTGACTGCCTGGTATGGAGGTCCTGCGTGgcagcactaccctctgtagtgccctgcggtcggaggccgagcagttgccataccaggcagtgatgcaaccagtcaggatgtcctcaatggtgctgctgtggaaccttttgaggatcggAGGACCTGTGCCaaattttttcagtctcctgagggggaataggctttgttgtgccctctttatgactgtcttggtgtgtttggaccatgatagtttgttgatgtggacaccaagaaacttgaaggtctcaacctgcttcactacagctctgtcaatgagaatgggggtgtgctcgtcctccttttcctgtagtccacaatcatctacttTGTCTTGATCTCTTTGAAGGAGAGGttattatcctggcaccacatggccaggtgtctaacctcctccctataggctgtctcaccaTTATCGGTGAtcgggcctaccactgttgtctctgttggagtcgtgcctggccatgcacgcatgggtgaacggggagtataggagtggactgagcacgcacccctggggggggcccccagtgttgaggatcagcgtggcggatgtgttgttaccgacCCTTACCGCCCAGGGGCGGCCCatcatgaagtccaggatccagttgcagagggaggtgtttagtccaatggtcctgagcttagtgatgagcttctgagggcactgtggtgttgaacgctgagctatagtcaatgaatagcattctcacataggtgttccctttgtcctggtgggaaatggcagtgtggagtgcaatagggaTTGCATCATGTGGATCTGctagggtggtatgcaaattggagtggttctagggtttctgggataatggtgttgatgtgagccatgaccagcctttcaaagcacttcatggttacagacgtgagtgctacgggtcgatagtcatttaggcaggttaccttagtgttcttgggcacagggactatggtggtctgcttgaaacatgttggtattacaaactcagtcagggacaggttaaatgtcagtgaagacacttgccagttggtcagcgcatgctcagaggacacgctacggagagcgtgatcacacagttgtccggaacagctgatgctctcatgcatgtttcagtgttgcttgcctcgaagcgagcatagaagtaatttagcttagctcgtctggtaggctgggcacctcggctgtgcttccctttgtagtctgtaatagtttgcaagccctgccacatccaacgagagtcagagccagtgtagtatgatccaatcttagtcctgttttgacactttgcctatttgatggttcgtcggagggcatagtgggatttcttataagcttctgggttagagtcccgctccttgaaagcggcagctctactctTTATCTCAGTGCGGCtcttgcctgtaatccatggcttcttgtTGGGGTATACgccacagtcactgtggggatgacgtcatcaatgcacttattgatgaagccagtgactggtgtggtgtactcctcaataccatctgaagaatcccggaacatattccagtctgtgctagcaaaactgtcTTGTAGCTTAGcacctgcttcatctgaccacattATTATTGACAGAGTTACTGGTTCTTCTTGCATGAgtatttgcttgtaagcaggaatcaggaggatataattatggtcagattttccaaatggagggtgagggagagctttgtacgcatctctgtgtgtgaagtaaaggtggtctagagttgtaATACTTTTCCCTGGTTGTACATTTaaaacatgctggtagaaatcaGTTAAAATGGATTTTAGTTTCCCCTCATTAAAGTCCCCGgtcactaggagtgccgcctctggatgagcgttttcctgtttgcctGTAGCCATattcagctcattgagtgcggtcttggCGCCTGCATCGGCACATAGGCTGTATgtatgcttcccaaatggcatccaattccctatactatatattatagtcaatctttttgaccagagcctatatgCCATCCTGTACGCTTTTGAATGTAGCCAGTCATTTTACTCCCAACGTGATTTTCATAACTTGTTTATCTTTTATATTAACAGGGATCAGCCAGCACAAACAACGCTCCAACGACCATGCAGGTAAGCCTTTCTAGCCCTATCAAGTATAATAACCTAGAATGTTAAGTGAACTTGTTCATTTCCCTTTTGCTGAGTAAACTCCGCATCATATACATCTCAGTGGCGTTGTGAGTGTACCTCCGACTACATCAAGTCGTTATCAGTCAATATTTGTACCTTGTACCTGTGTTCTTTTCTTTGGGTGCTGCCACCTGGAgtttatgatttaaaaaaaaaattactcTGTGTAACCCACAGTTTTTCAATAGAATATGAAGTTGGTGACTTCAAACATGCACTACCACGCGTTGCTTCTAGAAATGATTTGATGCTAACAGTGTACCTGTGCTTGTCCCGATTGTTATAGAGTTGTCAGTGGGAGTTGGGCTCCATAGTTTTTGATAAGAATTTGCTTTCTTTGcatctcctgccccccccccccccccccccaaatgaatCAGCTGAGCAATGACGTGGCTGCACCTTCTCCGTTAACAAACAACAGCCCCCTTTGCAGAGGTTGTGTAAAATAATGTTTCCCTAAAAACGACGGATTGCAGCACCCAGAGAATAGAACATAGTTACACAGGAGAAACATGGGTACAAGGTACACATTTTAAAGTATCGACTGATACCGACTGGAATAGGGGGTACACTACGCCGACAATCATCACAACTCAACTCCATTGAGATGTCTATGGGGTCGTGTTTACTCAGCCCCTTGTGAGTGACTAAATCACTAGTGCT
This sequence is a window from Oncorhynchus kisutch isolate 150728-3 linkage group LG1, Okis_V2, whole genome shotgun sequence. Protein-coding genes within it:
- the LOC109889860 gene encoding U2 small nuclear ribonucleoprotein B''-like, with the translated sequence MDIRPNHTIYINNVNDKIKKDELKRSLYALFSQFGQVMDIVAMKTMKMRGQAFVVFKELASATNALRQLQGFPFYNKPMRIQYAKTDSEVISKIRGTFGDKDKKKDRKKKAQDQVANVAKKPALGSASTNNAPTTMQVPDNPPNYILFLNNLPEETNEMMLSMLFNQFPGFKEVRLVPGKHDISFVEFESEGQAGVAKDALQGFRITAQCAMKITYAKK